TGGAGCAGTCGCTGGCCAAGGCCCAGAAGCTCGCGCCGACGGACGCCAGGGCGGAGCTGCTCCGAGCGGACCTGAGCGAGGAGAAGGGCGACGTTGAAGGCGCCATGGAGGCCTTGTCCCGGGCGTACACCCAGACTTCTGGAGATCCACTCGTAGGCGTGCGCTACGGCCGGATGCTCAGCCGGCTGGGACGACCGGAGGAGGCGCTGAAGGTCTTCACGTCACTGGAGGGAAAGGTGCCCCCGGCCCGGCTCCTGGTGGAGCAAGGTCTGGTGCTCACCAAGGACGGTCGGAGCCGCGAAGCCGTGAGCCTGTTGCAGCAAGCCGTGCAGAAGGATCCAAAGCTGGTGGAAGGCCACTTCCAGCTCGGGGTCGCGTGGTTCCAGTTGGGGAACGAGAACGCCGGCGAGGAAGCCCTGCGGCAGGCGGACCGTCTGGATGTCTCGGACACGCGCGCACTGGCCACGCTCTGCATGCTCCAGGTCAGGGCTGGAAGGCTCGAGGGTGCCCGGCGGACGCGAACGGACCTGGAGCGGCGGTTTCCGCAGCGGATGGACGCCATCCGGGAGCAGTGCCGGTTGCCCTGAACGTCCGTCAGCGGGGCTCCTGGCCCCGAATCTGGCGCAGCATCCGCGCGGAGGCGATGACCGGAGCGTCCACGGAGCCGTCGGCCCGTTCAGTCCGGACCACAGCCTGGAGGAAGGGGATTGCCTCTTCATCGCGGCCCTGCTGGAAGAGCAGCTCCCCCAGCGCGAAGCGCGCCTGGGTGAGGAGGACCAGGTCCTCCGCCGCCACGGCCGCATCGATGGCGTCACTCAGCGCGGACTCAGCCAGCTCAGGCTGTCCGCGACCAAGCAACTCACGGGCACGCTGCAGGTGTTCGAGGGTATTCATGGGGGCTGGTTCCCCTCGCGGAGAAGACGGCAATGGAAGACAAGCGCCTGGTCGAGCTGGAAATCCGCTACACGCAGCAGCAGGAGCTGCTGCAGGAGCTGAGCGACGTGCTCTACCAGCAGGGGCGCGTCATCGACGCGCTCCGGGCGGAGCTGGACCGGCTCAAGGGCAAGCTCGAAGCCGAGCCGGGGTTGGTGGACGCCCGTCAGCATGAGCGTCCGCCACACTACTGAGGCCGCGCCTCAGAACTTGTAGCCCAGCCGCAGGCCGATGATGGGATTCGGCTCGAGGTAGCCCACCTCGATGCCAATGCTCGCGGCCTTTCCCTGGAGCCCAAAGCCAAACGCGGCGTGAGCCTTGAAGGTGTCACCCTTGAAGAAGATCCACGGCCCCGCGAGCCCCTCGATGTAGACGGTCCGCCCCACCCGCGCGCGGATCGAGATGTCCAGGGGGACACCGATGATGTTGCCATCCGTCACCAGCACGGCGCCGAACCGGGCCCCCACGAAGATGGGACCCGCGACGTGCCCCTCGACGCCCAGGGTGAAGTTGAAGGCGGCGCTGGAGTCCACCCAGTAGTCCGCACCCACACCCAGACGAACGCCCGCCTCCGCGTTGGATTGGGCCGGCACCAGCAGGAGCCCCAGCGCGAACAGACCAGCGGCGTAGATTCGTAGCAGTTGCATGCGAGGGAGCTCCTGTCCAGAAGAGGGGGGAGCACCACTCAAGCAAACCCGGGCAGGGTCAGGCCAGCCACAAAGCCAGGCACCCGTACGTTCGCATCCCGTCGGATCAATCCACGAGGGAGAACGCGGCGGAGCCCGTCCTGGTTCAAAGCCCGCAAAGACAAAGCCCCTGGCGCCATGAGGCACCAGGGGCTTTCAAAAAGAATCCGGCAGCGACCTACTCTC
The genomic region above belongs to Corallococcus silvisoli and contains:
- a CDS encoding tetratricopeptide repeat protein; protein product: MSELTNEPGVRNGPRWSQGLRGVLWVSAGALAIHLIPLFLPRNMPEQELAIARATDDTESRLRFLVPLKHNDKATAADLRTAADLLKEGAPAEAHDLALEAERRDPNAVETQLLLASICDRERMTRCVEQSLAKAQKLAPTDARAELLRADLSEEKGDVEGAMEALSRAYTQTSGDPLVGVRYGRMLSRLGRPEEALKVFTSLEGKVPPARLLVEQGLVLTKDGRSREAVSLLQQAVQKDPKLVEGHFQLGVAWFQLGNENAGEEALRQADRLDVSDTRALATLCMLQVRAGRLEGARRTRTDLERRFPQRMDAIREQCRLP
- a CDS encoding tetratricopeptide repeat protein — protein: MNTLEHLQRARELLGRGQPELAESALSDAIDAAVAAEDLVLLTQARFALGELLFQQGRDEEAIPFLQAVVRTERADGSVDAPVIASARMLRQIRGQEPR
- a CDS encoding SlyX family protein — protein: MEDKRLVELEIRYTQQQELLQELSDVLYQQGRVIDALRAELDRLKGKLEAEPGLVDARQHERPPHY